From Fusarium fujikuroi IMI 58289 draft genome, chromosome FFUJ_chr07, a single genomic window includes:
- a CDS encoding related to sorbitol transporter yields the protein MADGKASFSISGKLSKYKEDWERWIRRQIKERGGDRSVLCDTTCPTEIREALTVLAEHLPTVSVDELERAFSIAQNINYYAVTESTENQMPNDLSDDEKKCIRVEREYVFSQPGMPIIIITVSLAAFLQGHVQASINAADIYATDVWNPLHLPKGDETWTSGAMNAMPYFTAALLGSPMSLPINICIGRRGALTVSAFLIIASSIGSAFCQTWLQLLLVRIIAGVAMGIKAVSAPVLASETSVRFWRGSIVLAWQLWVACGILIGSVINMAIADATGYLRQDEESRSRLALRLILGAPAVPALFLLIAVAMCYESPRYYMRSDTPGYSIDRAFQILLKIRSHRLLALRDLILIWWPNRPQRTDSDQASIMGNKQSGLTYMGRVAASLKLSRLQYSTLFQARFLRNAVYSTCIVSLAQQLCGVNVFAFYSNKMFSGTYDNLKATLAYSVGFGGINFLFGLLAMRSIDTLGRRRWLLLTLPLMSLFLMAAAIAYNDNFSKGIEARNIVGTVFVLWLLMPLAWARSHLPWLLRGSFPSSHREAGASVAITMNLFFAGLLSILLPEIYDAFHARGTLGVFSVLNVIAFILVLFLIEETSSRSLEDLEKVYERPKIQLMMWVWHEQLPYFIQRWILWNRNVEEPVPYDSFAEEEHGGESETEMESLGEVR from the exons ATGGCTGACGGAAAGGCCTCGTTCTCTATTTCCGGAAAGCTCTCCAAGTATAAAGAAGACTGGGAGAGATGGATCAGAAGACAAATCAAGGAACGCGGTGGTGACCGAAGCGTTCTCT GCGACACCACTTGCCCAACAGAAATCAGAGAAGCTCTCACAGTTCTCGCGGAGCATCTCCCCACGGTTAGCGTCGACGAGCTCGAAAGGGCCTTCAGCATTGCCCAGAACATCAACTACTACGCCGTTACCGAGTCCACCGAGAATCAAATGCCCAACGACCTCAGCGACGATGAAAAGAAATGCATTCGTGTTGAGAGAGAGTATGTGTTCTCTCAACCTGGAATGCCAATCATTATCATCACGGTGTCCCTCGCCGCGTTCCTACAGGGACATGTCCAGGCTTCGATCAATGCAGCCGACATCTATGCCACGGATGTGTGGAACCCTCTGCACTTACCGAAGGGTGATGAGACTTGGACTTCTGGGGCCATGAACGCAATGCCGTACTTCACTGCAGCGTTGCTAGGTTCGCCAATGTCCCTCCCTATCAATATCTGCATCGGTCGTCGAGGGGCACTCACCGTTTCTGCCTTCTTGATCATTGCAAGTTCCATTGGCTCTGCGTTTTGTCAGACATGGCTGCAATTGCTCTTGGTCAGGATCATCGCTGGTGTTG CAATGGGTATCAAAGCAGTCAGTGCACCTGTCCTCGCCTCTGAGACATCCGTCCGCTTCTGGAGAGGCTCTATCGTACTGGCTTGGCAGCTCTG GGTTGCATGCGGTATCCTCATCGGGTctgtcatcaacatggcAATAGCCGATGCCACTGGATACCTgcgacaagatgaagaaagcagATCGCGACTGGCTCTGCGACTTATCCTCGGTGCCCCAGCCGTTCCAGCGCTCTTCTTACTTATCGCCGTGGCTATGTGTTATGAGAGCCCACGATACTACATGCGCTCCGACACTCCTGGTTACAGCATTGACCGTGCCTTTCAGATTCTTCTGAAGATCAGATCTCATCGT CTTCTAGCCTTGCgtgatctcatcctcatctggtGGCCCAATCGGCCTCAGAGGACTGATTCTGACCAGGCAAGTATCATGGGAAACAAGCAAAGCGGACTTACATATATGGGGCGCGTTGCAGCATCtttgaagctatcaaggcTGCAGTACTCAACCCTTTTCCAGGCAAGATTCTTGAGGAATGCGGTGTATAGTACCTGCATAGTGTCGCTGGCACAGCAGCTTTGTGGAG TCAATGTCTTTGCATTCTACTCCAACAAGATGTTCAGTGGGACATACGACAACCTCAAGGCAACTCTAGCATACAGTGTCGGATTCG GTGGTATAAACTTCCTATTCGGACTACTTGCTATGAG ATCTATCGACACGCTTGGCCGCAGGCGATGGCTGCTTCTCACGCTGCCGTTAATGAGCCTGTTCCTCATGGCGGCAGCTATTGCGTACAACGATAACTTCTCAAAAGGCATAGAGGCTCGGAACATAGTTGGAACGGTCTTT GTTTTGTGGCTGCTTATGCCCCTGGCTTGG GCCCGATCCCATTTACCTTGGCTTCTGAGAGGCAG TTTCCCGTCATCTCATCGTGAAGCA GGTGCTTCAGTAGCTATCACCATGAATCTCTTCTTCGCAGGTCTTTTGTCAATTCTGCTGCCAGAGATCTATGACGCTTTCCATGCAAGAGGGACACTGGGCGTTTTCTCCGTTCTCAACGTCATTGCGTTCATCCTGGTCCTCTTCTTGATTGAAGAAACAAGCAGTCGGAGTCTGGAAGACCTTGAAAAGGTCTATGAGCGCCCAAAGATCCAGCTGATGATGTGGGTATGGCATGAACAACTCCCTTACTTTATCCAGAGGTGGATTCTTTGGAACAGGAATGTCGAGGAGCCTGTGCCTTATGATAGCTTTGCGGAGGAGGAACATGGTGGCGAGTCAGAAACGGAGATGGAGAGTTTGGGAGAAGTGCGGTAG
- a CDS encoding related to glomerulosclerosis protein Mpv17, with protein sequence MTILVLRPAFKHPLRHIQRRFQSSPPKKDPVPVPATVAPLPLWQRLGPLTTAVQAYARAQNKSPYKTQVATAVVIYIAGDLSAQYVSGNEYDPVRTLRNAVIGCVAAIPNYKWFMFLSHNFNYSSRLLSLATKVTVGQVVFTPIFNTYFFGAQALLSGCDIPGTIERVKDTVPTSIINSCKLWPMVTAFSFSFLSIGWRPLFHGVVAVGWQTYLSFLNRMAEVKERERHAREGNMEVGERVGYAVAEAA encoded by the exons ATGACAATACTCGTCCTCCGTCCTGCTTTTAAACATCCCCTCCGCCACATCCAACGGCGCTTCCAATCCTCACCCCCTAAAAAAGACCCCGTTCCCGTGCCCGCCACTGTCGCCCCCCTGCCGTTATGGCAGCGCCTCGGCCCTCTGACAACGGCTGTTCAGGCTTATGCGCGTGCGCAGAATAAAAGCCCGTATAAGACGCAGGTTGCTACTGCGGTGGTGATTTACATAGCGGGGGATTTGAGTGCGCAGTATGTTAGTGGCAATGAGTATGATCCTGTGAGGACGTTGAGGAATGCGGTTATTGGGTGTGTTGCTGCTATACCGAATTATAAGTG GTTCATGTTTCTTTCACATAACTTCAACTACTCCTCCCGTCTTCTCTCCCTCGCCACAAAAGTAACCGTCGGCCAAGTCGTCTTTACGCCAATCTTCAACACATACTTCTTCGGCGCCCAGGCTCTGCTGTCGGGATGTGACATCCCCGGCACAATTGAGCGCGTCAAAGACACTGTGCCAACGAGCATCATTAATTCCTGCAAGTTATGGCCCATGGTCACGGCATTTAGTTTCTCGTTTTTGTCGATTGGGTGGCGGCCTTTGTTCCATGGTGTCGTGGCGGTCGGATGGCAGACGTATCTGAGCTTTTTGAACAGGATGGCGGAAGTtaaggagagggagaggcaTGCTAGGGAGGGCAATATGGAGGTTGGAGAGAGGGTTGGGtatgctgttgctgaggctgccTAA
- a CDS encoding related to gibberellin 20-oxidase codes for MPSAVSDIPHYSYVPETKEDLDWADLANIDLSKYGTPEGNAELAQTLIEAIRTKGFFYVTKFDIPQSAIDRQFALGNAFYNLPIEEKLKYVPDLDAGEYNGYRPGGRRILSGGVKEKTEVWNMATDNGKITQPVPKLLKDHIDEITSFAKDLHEKVLDPLYHLTALALQIPEDHLVNLHKWGTHNESHLRYMKYGKFSPEEIEKLEDGLWSRGHTDLGSYTLLFRQPVAGLQIKDHKTGDWKWAKPLDASLTVNACDALSFLTGGYVQSTIHRVSVPPKDQRNVDRLGLLYFSRAENDLVLNTIDSPLLKREGYTQNEFERGNHRAPTMGEFTTLKQTWQQSQKRVITYDELEGQQILPGFHGRSFK; via the exons ATGCCTTCTGCTGTCTCAGATATTCCCCATTACTCCTACGTCCCAGAGACAAAGGAAGATCTCGACTGGGCAGACT TGGCAAACATTGACCTTTCTAAATACGGTACCCCCGAAGGCAACGCCGAACTCGCCCAAACTCTCATTGAAGCAATCCGCACCAAGGGTTTCTTCTACGTAACCAAGTTCGATATTCCTCAATCTGCCATTGACAGGCAATTCGCTCTTGGCAATGCCTTTTACAACCTCCCTATCGAAGAGAAGCTCAAGTATGTTCCTGATCTTGATGCGGGAGAGTATAATGGGTACAGACCAGGTGGACGAAGGATTTTGTCGGGTGGtgtgaaggagaagactgAGGTTTGGAACATGGCCA CGGATAATGGAAAGATCACGCAGCCTGTACCGAAGCTGTTAAAGGATCACATCGATGAGATCACCTCATTTGCAAAG GACTTGCATGAGAAAGTCCTCGACCCTCTTTACCACCTCACAGCTCTTGCCCTCCAAATCCCAGAAGACCATCTCGTCAACCTACACAAGTGGGGAACCCACAACGAATCCCACCTCCGCTACATGAAATACGGGAAATTCTCCCCCGAGGAGATTgaaaagcttgaagatggtCTTTGGTCTCGCGGTCATACTGATCTTGGCTCATACACACTTCTCTTCCGTCAACCTGTAGCTGGTCTTCAGATCAAGGATCACAAAACTGGCGATTGGAAGTGGGCCAAGCCTCTTGATGCAAGTTTGACGGTTAATGCGTGCGATGCGTTGAGTTTTCTTACGGGGGGTTATGTTCAGTCTACCATCCATCGG GTATCTGTCCCTCCAAAGGATCAGCGCAACGTAGACCGTCTAGGTCTCTTGTACTTCTCGCGCGCAGAGAACGACCTTGTTCTCAATACAATTGACTCACCTCTTTTGAAGCGAGAGGGATACACGCAGAATGAGTTTGAGAGGGGAAATCATCGCGCCCCGACGATGGGAGAGTTCACGACGTTGAAGCAGACTTGGCAGCAGTCGCAGAAGAGGGTAATCACGTATGATGAACTGGAAGGGCAGCAGATTCTTCCTGGGTTTCATGGAAGGAGTTTTAAGTAG
- a CDS encoding related to GNAT family N-acetyltransferase, translating to MATAASQLRRNSWRRDEFLISTDSSLIPVKEVIKVFASKEFYWAKPLPEDATREMLDNGLSFGLYDTDTDSPPPSPGNPIKKKPSGPKFIGFARCVTDFTTVLYITDVWVTPAYRSEGLGTWLMECVNEVAESMPHLRKSMLATGDWAKSVPFYERVMGMKVTEGTRGETRAIMEKRGRGNPRYEEEKGGKKEE from the coding sequence ATGGCTACAGCAGCATCTCAGCTACGCCGGAACTCATGGAGACGAGATGAGTTTCTCATCTCGACTGATTCCTCGTTGATCCCAGTCAAAGAAGTCATCAAAGTCTTTGCTTCCAAAGAATTCTACTGGGCAAAGCCTCTCCCAGAAGATGCGACCCGAGAAATGCTCGACAATGGCCTCAGCTTCGGTCTCTACGACACAGATACAGACTCACCACCCCCATCTCCTGGCAACCCTATCAAGAAAAAGCCTTCTGGCCCCAAGTTCATCGGCTTCGCGCGCTGCGTCACCGACTTCACAACGGTCCTCTACATAACCGATGTCTGGGTCACCCCCGCCTATCGCAGCGAAGGACTAGGCACATGGCTCATGGAATGCGTAAATGAAGTTGCCGAGTCAATGCCTCATTTGAGGAAGAGCATGCTTGCTACAGGCGATTGGGCAAAAAGCGTTCCGTTTTACGAGAGGGTTATGGGGATGAAGGTTACGGAGGGGACGAGAGGGGAAACAAGGGCgatcatggagaagagagggagagggaatCCGAGatatgaggaagagaagggagggaagaaagaagaatag
- a CDS encoding related to tol protein — protein MHLVPNHEATGIEGRACEMTCSIDTSSSPGQEKGWTPLMCAAEAGDIDTLTTLLTDGCNIYIDARDYDGCTSLALAARNGLAAVVERLLEHNADPNLSDLDQVTPLWKAARYGHASVVQLLLASEKLSDVNPRPAFIHEYRLETPLSVAIKEGHQETAELLSAADDINPCLTTHLTKGSYCLAIHGEFEDVALSLLDKCDFGPDAEDPGCDPTDTVEHPSDLLVFAVAHGRFRLAKELLIKHDADVNAVHTYWAGEALGWFTDSPLVAASRRGDLNTVRLLLAMDEIRPNASSNYGDTALTAAAQAGIEIDYENRDGRNALSFAAESGSEVAVSELLATRAANPNSQDSQARTPLIWSVDPGSGYGPGGWEAYEGVVRRLLDDSEIAVDASDSSGWTALLYAARNGAFGLVMALLEHPQIDPMAGPTNTSALTEAARNGHADVVQALISIGRVDVNTVLDHYYERQALMIVVEHGRAEHENATRVLLSTPGIDVNFQDENGTTALMLAASGGTVAMVKLILNAGGNPNMQDISGNTALCCARSIDVFEALLKGTGIKPDLPNKAGRTALSLAAEAGEIDYVNALLARDDVDPDVRDIYGRGPLSWVFGENGLRDAWKKEERKQVLRQLLRIPTVDPNAADHYGLTPLLLANMSYHGNEYVEILLLRPDLDANRPRIGGGDSPLNTEKSVGSMHTVALLRARTAHGSVDSEVSDGSETRIAAEKGVSPTDNSVFEYTRPQQRRRRSFSQGSGTSSASCEPNFNVIPVLGSGLQDMLRDELLGEHNILLREEQTYVDEWAESRASMCSSCSAIDLSSAFSARHTKYGGKVIADLGRVDETWKNKTCPLCRLFAAVHPPTRVEGGHKLASFSTTQSWLCHERMHRWHDFQSKLFVDTMLLAIVAADSTARSSDVGDVAKAVFSSGLIGRLGRNGPDQGSVTIPRLPTEISDWSAARGWITLCRENHSGECNPRKASTVPHFFLIECSKRQVIEQKQSQTGRPPPYVALSYVWGQLQGTQQPPQQQKQQESHGGIRDGIVEPAIEDVIRVTLELGYKYLWVDRYCIVQTGDDAVKQEQLRHMHLIYANAEVTLIAAAGKDSSAGLPGAPGRPRNQQPGAMIQGHALVRIPPDPSLHISSRSTWATRGWTYQEGLLARRRIFFSEYEMSYECRHMLCREAIRLPRGLEQRISGYKPRFMEPFWMYRPYKLPGMDSNQTGVGLFDLLAVYTKRKLSLPSDTLNGMLGIFSLLAQHKTRPIYHICGVPILRLTGRRQSRSQRREQEPTAAGDSHGTEIAAAESLGGFLDGLCWQLEEPAHRRSGFPSWSWTGWQGAVARLKRRNAIEQSNGFAIDVSIIPDGQGDAIALPWSRCYDQLRMVDDSCPDIRSGQQHVLEITASAVSVRFRRGDYDGQLNKWIGTVCAGYGVWQGEFFLTSKDVPVSSLLQEPWRGIVLGNSKSRTDGDLYDTTVVVVQERKNERQRGSMQDHTYCERVGLLHLEPCTLKTNMLDQQTWRLT, from the exons ATGCAT CTAGTTCCAAATCACGAAGCGACTGGAATCGAGGGAAGAGCGTGTGAGATGACATGCTCAATTGATACAAGCAGTAGCCCAGGCCAAGAGAAAGGTTGGACACCACTGATGTGCGCAGCCGAGGCTGGCGACATCGATACGCTTACAACGCTGCTTACTGACGGCTGCAACATCTATATCGACGCACGCGACTACGACGGCTGCACGTCGTTGGCGCTGGCTGCCAGGAATGGACTTGCTGCTGTGGTAGAGCGACTGCTTGAACACAACGCCGATCCCAACTTGAGCGACCTCGACCAGGTCACACCGTTATGGAAGGCCGCACGATATGGCCATGCATCTGTCGTGCAACTGTTGTTAGCGAGTGAAAAGTTGTCAGATGTTAACCCGCGACCTGCATTTATCCATGAGTACAGACTAGAGACGCCCCTCTCCGTTGCAATCAAGGAGGGTCATCAGGAAACAGCCGAGCTACTCTCAGCCGCAGATGACATTAATCCGTGCCTAACAACTCACCTGACCAAGGGGTCTTACTG CCTCGCTATTCATGGTGAATTCGAAGACGTGGCACTATCTCTACTGGACAAATGCGACTTTGGGCCCGACGCTGAAGACCCTGGCTGTGATCCCACAGACACAGTTGAACATCCATCGGATCTCCTGGTTTTCGCCGTTGCCCATGGGCGCTTTAGACTTGCTAAAGAGCTTTTGATCAAGCACGATGCCGACGTTAACGCTGTTCATACCTACTGGGCAGGGGAAGCACTAGGTTGGTTTACAGACAGCCCACTGGTGGCAGCGTCCAGGCGGGGCGATCTCAACACCGTCCGTTTATTGCTAGCTATGGACGAAATCAGGCCCAACGCTAGTTCTAACTATGGCGATACGGCACTTACCGCTGCTGCCCAGGCAGG GATTGAGATTGATTATGAGAATCGCGATGGGCGAAATGCTCTTTCGTTTGCGGCTGAGAGTGGTTCTGAGGTTGCGGTAAGCGAACTGCTAGCAACCAGAGCTGCCAACCCGAACAGTCAAGATTCCCAGGCAAGAACACCGCTTATCTGGAGTGTGGATCCTGGGAGTGGATATGGCCCTGGCGGTTGGGAGGCGTACGAGGGAGTAGTTCGCAGGCTGCTGGATGATAGCGAgattgctgttgatgctaGCGACTCTTCCGGCTGGACGGCGCTATTATACGCGGCTAGGAATGGCGCTTTCGGACTCGTCATGGCTCTTCTGGAGCACCCTCAGATTGACCCGATGGCAGGGCCTACGAACACGTCAGCATTGACAGAGGCAGCCAGGAATGGCCATGCGGACGTGGTCCAGGCACTGATAAGTATAGGGCGGGTCGACGTCAACACCGTCCTAGATCATTACTATGAAAGACAAGCACTCATGATTGTGGTAGAGCATGGTAGAGCCGAACATGAAAATGCGACTCGAGTGCTGCTATCGACTCCCGGCATCGATGTGAACTTCCAGGATGAGAATGGTACGACAGCGCTGATGTTGGCTGCCTCTGGAGGCACCGTGGCAATGGTCAAGCTTATTTTGAATGCTGGAGGCAATCCAAACATGCAGGACATCAGTGGAAACACGGCTCTTTGCTGTGCGCGGAGCATCGACGTATTCGAAGCGCTTCTCAAGGGCACAGGGATCAAGCCTGATCTCCCTAACAAAGCGGGACGGACAGCACTTTCGCTGGCCGCGGAGGCCGGCGAGATCGACTATGTCAATGCCCTCCTTGCAAGAGACGATGTTGATCCAGACGTGAGGGACATATATGGACGAGGGCCGCTTTCGTGGGTTTTCGGGGAGAATGGTCTTCGGGATGCttggaaaaaagaagagcgGAAACAAGTTTTGCGGCAGCTACTTCGGATTCCAACAGTCGATCCTAATGCTGCGGACCACTATGGCCTTACTCCGCTGCTTTTGGCGAATATGTCTTATCACGGTAATGAATATGTCGAGATCCTACTCTTGAGGCCGGATCTCGACGCGAATCGGCCCCGGATTGGCGGCGGTGACTCTCCCTTGAACACTGAGAAGAGCGTAGGTAGTATGCACACTGTGGCACTGCTACGCGCAAGGACTGCCCATGGATCGGTCGATTCCGAGGTGTCTGATGGTTCTGAGACGAGGATTGCCGCTGAGAAGGGCGTTTCGCCTACTGATAACTCTGTGTTTGAGTATACACGGCCACAGCAGCGACGTCGTCGGTCATTTTCTCAAGGAAGTGGAACGAGTTCGGCAAGCTGTGAGCCCAATTTCAACGTAATTCCTGTCCTGGGCTCAGGCTTGCAAGATATGCTACGGGATGAACTCCTCGGGGAGCACAACATACTCCTACGCGAGGAGCAAACATACGTCGACGAGTGGGCGGAAAGTAGGGCAAGCATGTGTTCGTCGTGCTCAGCTATCGACTTGAGTTCCGCGTTTTCGGCACGCCATACAAAGTACGGAGGGAAGGTGATCGCTGACTTGGGCAGAGTCGACGAGACTtggaagaacaagacttGTCCTCTATGTCGCCTGTTTGCTGCTGTGCATCCCCCCACTAGAGTTGAGGGGGGGCACAAGCTGGCCAGCTTCTCCACGACACAATCCTGGCTCTGCCATGAACGGATGCACCGCTGGCACGACTTTCAATCCAAGCTCTTTGTCGACACGATGCTGCTCGCTATAGTGGCTGCCGATTCAACGGCCAGGTCAAGCGATGTCGGGGATGTCGCCAAAGCCGTTTTCTCTTCAGGCCTCATTGGCCGTCTCGGAAGGAATGGTCCAGATCAAGGTTCTGTAACAATTCCGCGCCTGCCTACCGAGATAAGTGACTGGAGTGCAGCTAGGGGCTGGATCACTTTGTGTCGCGAGAACCACTCAGGGGAGTGCAACCCGCGCAAAGCATCCACCGTGCCGCATTTCTTTCTAATCGAGTGCTCTAAAAGACAAGTCATAGAACAGAAACAGTCTCAAACTGGCCGTCCGCCGCCATATGTAGCTCTAAGCTATGTATGGGGTCAGTTACAAGGTACTCAGCAACCACCGCAacagcagaagcagcaggaAAGCCATGGCGGAATAAGAGACGGTATAGTGGAGCCAGCAATAGAGGACGTTATCCGGGTGACATTAGAGTTGGGCTACAAGTACCTCTGGGTAGATCGGTATTGCATTGTGCAGACCGGAGACGACGCCGTCAAGCAGGAGCAGTTGCGGCATATGCATCTTATCTATGCCAACGCCGAGGTGACCCTGATTGCAGCAGCTGGAAAAGATTCATCAGCAGGTTTACCTGGAGCACCAGGGCGTCCGAGGAACCAGCAGCCGGGAGCCATGATTCAGGGACACGCTTTGGTACGTATCCCGCCAGATCCCTCCCTTCACATCAGCTCCCGCTCCACTTGGGCCACTCGAGGGTGGACGTATCAGGAGGGACTACTAGCACGCCGGCGTATTTTCTTCTCAGAATATGAGATGTCTTATGAGTGCCGCCACATGTTGTGCCGTGAGGCCATTCGCTTGCCTCGCGGCTTAGAGCAGCGCATTTCTGGGTATAAGCCACGTTTTATGGAGCCCTTTTGGATGTATCGGCCATACAAGCTTCCCGGGATGGATTCAAACCAAACTGGCGTCGGCCTCTTTGACCTCTTGGCGGTCTATACAAAACGAAAGCTTTCTCTGCCCTCAGACACCCTCAATGGCATGCTTGGCATCTTCAGTTTACTTGCTCAACACAAAACAAGACCTATCTACCATATCTGCGGTGTCCCCATCCTGCGCCTCACTGGCCGGCGCCAAAGCAGATCGCAGAGAAGGGAACAAGAGCCCACAGCGGCCGGAGACAGCCATGGTACTgagattgctgctgctgaaaGCCTCGGCGGATTTCTAGACGGTTTGTGCTGGCAACTTGAAGAGCCCGCCCATCGGCGGTCAGGTTTTCCGAGCTGGTCGTGGACCGGATGGCAGGGCGCGGTTGCCCgcctgaagagaagaaacgcTATTGAGCAAAGCAATGGATTTGCGATAGACGTATCCATCATCCCGGACGGCCAGGGTGATGCAATTGCACTGCCCTGGAGCCGCTGCTATGATCAATTGCGAATGGTGGACGACAGCTGCCCAGACATACGATCGGGCCAGCAACACGTCCTCGAGATCACAGCGAGTGCCGTCTCTGTCAGGTTTCGCAGAGGAGATTACGACGGTCAGCTCAATAAGTGGATCGGTACGGTGTGTGCCGGCTATGGCGTATGGCAGGGCGAGTTCTTCCTCACCAGCAAAGATGTGCCTGTATCATCACTGCTGCAGGAGCCTTGGAGAGGTATAGTATTGGGAAACTCGAAAAGTAGAACAGACGGCGACCTCTACGATACGACTGTGGTCGTCGTCCAGGAACGGAAGAATGAGCGGCAGCGGGGAAGTATGCAGGACCATACGTACTGCGAACGTGTTGGCCTGCTTCATCTGGAGCCTTGTACACTTAAGACTAATATGTTGGATCAACAGACATGGAGACTCACGTAA